In the genome of Polaribacter atrinae, one region contains:
- a CDS encoding DNA gyrase/topoisomerase IV subunit A, producing MSEDINENEHEEELTIPENQSDSLDNPTEAVETITKVTGMYKEWFLDYASYVILERAVPSLEDGLKPVQRRIMHSMKDLDDGRYNKVANIVGHTMQYHPHGDASIADAMVQIGQKELLIDMQGNWGNILTGDRAAASRYIEARLSKFALDVVFNPKTTEWKMSYDGRRKEPIDLPVKFPLLLAQGAEGIAVGLSTKILPHNFIELIDASIKYLKGRSFKIVPDFLTGGIADFSHYNDGKRGGKVRVRAKIHQLDKKTLVITEIPFSTTTTTLIDSILKANDKGKIKIKKIEDNTAAEVEILVHLPPNVSPDKSIDALYAFTNCESSISPLACTIEDNKPVFVGVSEMLKHSTDLTVDLLKKELEIQLNELEEQWHFSSLERIFIENRIYRDIEEEETWDGVIEAIDKGLKPHIKHLKRAITVEDITRLTEIRIKKISKFDIDKARQFIEGLEEKIAVVKDQLANLIEFAINYFKRLKDTYGKGKERKTEIRIFDDIVASKVAMNNAKLYVNREEGFIGTSLKRDEFVTDCSDIDDVIVFRKDGGMMVSKVDSKTFVGKDIIHVAIFKKKDKRTVYNFMYRDGARGASYMKRFNVTSVTRDKEYDLTNGNKGSIVHYFTANPNGEAEVVTVNLRAAGSVKKLKWDIDFADLAVKGRAVRGNRITKYAIKSVDFKSEGVSTLKPRKIWFDDTVQRLNVDERGELLGEFRAEDKLLIITQSGKLKAVKPNLAMHFEDDMIVLEKWKPNKPISAIYYDGEKERYYVKRFLIETTEKEEEFISDHVKSQLEIVATDYRPVAEIQFSKRSLENEEVNFEEFIAIKGIKAQGNQLTTDKIKQVNLLAPLPFEEPEDEISDDMEVVGEEIVEEELPIDIPIPETKKPILEELSAEEKAKIALQKSIARKKAEQKKIDDENQTKLF from the coding sequence ATGAGTGAAGATATTAACGAGAACGAACACGAAGAAGAATTAACGATTCCAGAAAATCAATCTGATTCTCTAGATAATCCGACAGAAGCAGTAGAAACCATAACCAAAGTTACAGGGATGTACAAGGAGTGGTTTTTAGATTATGCGAGTTATGTAATTTTAGAAAGAGCGGTTCCGTCATTAGAAGACGGGTTAAAACCTGTGCAGCGTAGAATTATGCATTCTATGAAAGATTTAGACGATGGACGTTACAATAAGGTAGCTAATATTGTTGGTCATACCATGCAATATCACCCACATGGTGATGCATCTATTGCAGACGCTATGGTGCAAATTGGTCAGAAAGAATTGCTGATTGATATGCAAGGAAACTGGGGTAATATTTTAACTGGAGATAGAGCTGCAGCTTCTCGTTATATTGAGGCTCGTTTATCTAAATTTGCCTTGGATGTTGTTTTTAATCCGAAAACGACGGAGTGGAAAATGTCTTATGACGGACGTAGAAAAGAACCGATTGATTTACCTGTAAAGTTTCCGTTATTATTAGCACAAGGAGCAGAGGGGATTGCTGTTGGTTTGTCTACTAAAATACTACCACATAACTTTATTGAATTAATAGACGCTTCTATAAAGTATTTAAAAGGGAGAAGTTTTAAAATTGTTCCTGATTTTTTAACTGGCGGAATTGCCGACTTTAGTCATTATAATGATGGTAAACGTGGAGGAAAAGTACGTGTTCGTGCTAAAATTCATCAGTTAGATAAAAAGACGTTGGTAATTACAGAAATTCCTTTTTCTACAACTACCACCACTTTAATTGATAGTATTTTAAAAGCCAATGATAAAGGTAAAATTAAGATAAAAAAGATAGAAGACAATACAGCTGCAGAAGTAGAGATCTTGGTGCATTTACCACCAAATGTTTCTCCAGATAAGTCTATTGATGCTTTGTATGCTTTTACAAATTGCGAAAGTTCTATATCTCCTTTAGCATGTACTATTGAAGATAATAAGCCTGTTTTTGTAGGTGTTTCTGAAATGCTAAAACACTCTACAGATTTAACGGTAGATTTATTAAAAAAAGAATTAGAAATTCAGTTAAACGAATTAGAAGAGCAGTGGCATTTTTCTTCTTTAGAACGTATTTTTATAGAAAATAGAATCTATCGAGACATAGAGGAAGAAGAAACTTGGGATGGTGTAATTGAGGCGATTGATAAAGGATTAAAACCACATATAAAACATTTAAAACGTGCCATAACTGTAGAAGATATTACACGTTTAACAGAAATAAGAATTAAGAAAATATCTAAGTTTGATATTGACAAAGCACGTCAGTTTATAGAAGGTTTAGAAGAAAAAATAGCTGTAGTTAAAGATCAATTAGCAAATTTAATTGAGTTCGCTATCAATTATTTTAAACGTTTAAAAGATACTTACGGTAAAGGTAAAGAGCGTAAAACAGAAATTAGAATCTTTGATGATATTGTTGCCTCTAAAGTGGCAATGAATAACGCAAAACTATACGTAAATAGAGAAGAAGGATTTATTGGAACTTCACTAAAAAGAGATGAGTTTGTAACAGATTGTTCTGATATTGATGATGTTATTGTCTTTAGAAAAGATGGAGGTATGATGGTGTCTAAGGTAGATTCTAAAACCTTTGTTGGTAAAGATATTATTCATGTTGCAATCTTTAAAAAGAAAGACAAAAGAACCGTTTATAACTTTATGTATAGAGATGGAGCAAGAGGTGCGTCTTATATGAAACGTTTTAACGTTACGTCTGTAACAAGAGATAAAGAATACGATTTAACCAACGGAAATAAAGGGTCTATTGTACATTACTTTACTGCAAACCCTAATGGAGAAGCAGAAGTTGTAACTGTTAATTTACGTGCCGCTGGTAGTGTTAAAAAATTAAAATGGGATATCGATTTTGCAGATTTAGCCGTAAAAGGTAGGGCTGTAAGAGGAAATAGAATTACAAAGTATGCAATTAAATCTGTAGATTTTAAATCTGAAGGAGTATCAACATTAAAGCCTCGTAAAATTTGGTTTGATGATACGGTACAACGTTTAAATGTAGATGAAAGAGGAGAATTATTAGGCGAGTTTAGAGCAGAAGATAAATTATTGATTATTACACAAAGTGGAAAATTAAAAGCGGTAAAACCAAATTTAGCAATGCATTTTGAGGATGATATGATTGTCTTAGAAAAATGGAAACCTAACAAACCAATTTCTGCAATTTATTATGATGGGGAAAAAGAACGCTATTATGTAAAACGTTTTTTAATTGAAACAACAGAAAAAGAAGAAGAATTTATTTCTGATCATGTAAAAAGTCAGTTAGAAATTGTAGCAACAGATTACAGACCTGTAGCAGAAATTCAATTTTCTAAAAGAAGTTTAGAGAATGAGGAAGTCAATTTTGAAGAATTTATTGCTATTAAAGGTATTAAAGCGCAAGGAAATCAGTTAACAACCGATAAAATTAAACAAGTTAATTTATTAGCACCATTGCCTTTTGAAGAACCAGAAGATGAAATTTCTGACGATATGGAGGTTGTTGGTGAAGAAATTGTTGAAGAGGAACTACCAATTGATATTCCTATTCCAGAAACTAAAAAACCTATTTTAGAAGAACTTTCTGCAGAAGAAAAAGCAAAAATTGCCTTGCAAAAATCTATTGCAAGAAAGAAAGCTGAACAGAAAAAAATAGATGATGAAAACCAAACCAAATTATTTTAA
- a CDS encoding response regulator transcription factor: MRATNAKAYQNLKELKKLTNQRYSSFKFSRQTPVYIKVSSNFSSYFPVELHTEQEAIFKEKIQLLIDGFYYGIAFLLISISFSFIIFDGLLNFLNVDQEKIEFLILLDYVLLSFTSLKFGDSFLLLDKYFPKVKKYTLVLFLIIVLFVTLFFILKVNILYIILNVLTLLLLLVYWLLGVLLFRKNRYTKLFVFSYAISLFSGLDFFVLKNFGVSLFDTTPTNLKIGGFVQIIILSFAVLFREKDLRKYNFIMKNEIRKFSSEIKKRTIEEGSLKVDLDNLSLREREIFDLIVSSKSNKEIANEVNISVNTVKFHVKNIYLKLDIKNRKQALSIKKVIKH; the protein is encoded by the coding sequence ATGAGGGCCACTAATGCAAAGGCTTATCAAAATTTAAAAGAACTTAAAAAGTTAACAAATCAAAGGTATTCATCTTTTAAGTTTTCTAGACAAACTCCAGTATATATAAAAGTTAGCTCTAATTTTAGTTCCTATTTTCCTGTTGAATTACATACGGAGCAAGAGGCTATTTTTAAAGAAAAAATACAATTACTTATTGATGGTTTTTATTATGGAATTGCTTTTTTACTAATTAGTATCTCGTTTAGTTTTATAATTTTTGATGGTTTACTAAACTTTTTGAATGTTGATCAAGAAAAGATAGAGTTCCTAATTTTGTTGGATTACGTTTTATTAAGCTTTACGTCATTAAAATTTGGAGATAGTTTTCTTTTATTAGATAAGTACTTTCCAAAGGTTAAAAAATATACCTTAGTTTTATTTTTGATAATTGTTTTATTTGTAACCTTATTTTTTATTTTAAAAGTAAATATTCTATATATAATTTTAAATGTTTTAACCCTTCTGTTATTATTGGTGTATTGGTTGTTGGGTGTTTTACTTTTTCGCAAAAACAGGTATACAAAACTCTTTGTTTTTTCTTATGCTATTTCTTTATTTAGTGGGTTAGATTTTTTTGTTTTAAAAAACTTTGGTGTTTCCTTGTTTGATACAACGCCAACCAATTTAAAAATAGGTGGATTTGTACAAATAATAATCCTATCATTTGCTGTACTTTTTAGAGAAAAAGATTTAAGAAAATATAATTTTATTATGAAGAATGAAATTAGAAAGTTCTCTTCAGAAATAAAAAAACGTACAATAGAAGAGGGGAGTTTAAAAGTAGATTTAGACAATCTAAGTTTAAGAGAGAGAGAAATTTTTGACTTAATAGTGTCTAGTAAATCAAATAAAGAAATAGCAAATGAAGTAAATATCTCTGTAAACACAGTTAAATTTCATGTCAAAAACATTTATTTAAAATTAGATATAAAAAACAGAAAACAAGCGCTCTCTATCAAAAAAGTCATAAAACACTAG
- a CDS encoding ABC transporter substrate-binding protein, translating into MKNINLIPVLFFLLIAISCKKEVEKVDKTSQAVSSITYAKGFDMINENGIKKLIIKSAYQNSKEVSEYIIKDAAEKEATLENTIYTPIQKIVVTSTTHIPMVELLNEENSIIGFPYARYVSSEKTRQLIDAGKIKEIGKESSLNTEILLDLQPELVVGYSVSSADKSLTTVQKAGISVIYNGDWLEETPLGRAEWIKFFGVLFNKEKQADSIFKVIETNYLDAKKIALKATKKPTVLSGAIMSKDIWNLPSGESFVAQFINDANLNYLWKETKGKGSLSLSFESVFDKGQNAEYWISPGYFSSKEQLLQSNKIYAEFDAFKNDEIYTSTIKKGKTGGIIYYELAATRPDLVLKDFIKITNPDLLPNYEMTFFEKMK; encoded by the coding sequence ATGAAAAATATAAATTTAATTCCTGTTTTATTTTTTCTTTTGATTGCTATTTCTTGTAAAAAAGAAGTTGAAAAGGTAGATAAAACCTCACAAGCAGTAAGTAGTATTACATACGCTAAAGGATTTGATATGATTAATGAAAATGGTATTAAAAAGTTAATTATAAAATCTGCTTATCAAAACTCTAAAGAGGTTTCTGAATATATTATTAAAGATGCAGCAGAAAAAGAAGCTACTTTAGAAAACACCATCTATACTCCTATTCAAAAAATTGTCGTTACTTCTACAACCCACATTCCAATGGTAGAGTTGTTAAACGAAGAAAATTCAATTATAGGTTTTCCGTATGCTAGATATGTATCATCAGAAAAAACAAGACAGTTAATAGATGCAGGAAAAATAAAAGAAATAGGAAAAGAAAGCTCTTTAAACACAGAAATATTACTAGACTTACAGCCAGAATTAGTAGTTGGTTATAGTGTTTCTTCTGCAGATAAAAGCCTGACAACTGTACAAAAAGCTGGAATAAGCGTAATTTACAATGGAGATTGGTTAGAAGAAACTCCTTTAGGAAGAGCTGAGTGGATTAAATTCTTTGGCGTTTTATTTAATAAAGAGAAACAAGCTGACAGTATTTTTAAGGTAATTGAAACTAATTACTTAGATGCTAAAAAAATAGCCTTAAAAGCTACCAAGAAGCCAACTGTATTATCTGGTGCAATAATGAGTAAAGATATTTGGAACTTACCATCGGGAGAAAGTTTTGTTGCACAATTTATAAATGACGCAAACCTTAATTATTTATGGAAAGAAACAAAAGGAAAAGGTAGTTTATCTTTAAGCTTTGAAAGCGTTTTTGATAAAGGTCAAAATGCTGAATATTGGATTTCTCCAGGGTACTTTTCTAGTAAAGAACAATTATTACAAAGCAATAAAATTTATGCAGAATTTGATGCTTTTAAAAATGATGAAATTTATACTTCTACAATTAAGAAAGGAAAAACAGGTGGTATCATTTATTATGAATTAGCCGCTACTAGACCAGACTTAGTTTTAAAAGATTTTATAAAAATTACAAATCCAGATTTGTTACCAAATTATGAAATGACTTTTTTTGAAAAAATGAAATAA